The Solibacillus sp. FSL W7-1464 genome contains a region encoding:
- a CDS encoding Ppx/GppA phosphatase family protein, with amino-acid sequence MKKIKTAIIDIGSNTIRLVLYSYDKNEGLKEFGNIKTVARLRTYLLPNGEMSEEGIQLLAETLKSFRLILADYHVTDVKAAATAAVRQAINNDKIIARMKEETGILIDILTEEEEAYYGFVAVAHSMDTPSAVTIDIGGGSTEITLFINKRLQKTISFPFGTVSLKQKFVSGTIINKTEREKLRAFVKEQFSSLKWIIDIGLPIIAIGGSARNIAQVHQQKVGYPLSGVHQYEMNGGDLQQLRDYLTEFSYDSLKQLDGLSSDRADIIVPALEVFMALMSTVNSNCFQVSKKGLREGLIISRVLQGNPEAYDKYNVFEESGRQLALAYGRKEEEVQTLESLTEQLYRGCINLKLFEYSEADLQLLKKAAKVYGIGEYIELDSSSQHTFYLISNQSIPGLSHINRVKLALLASYKNRDYFFRFTRPFDSWISKEELKKLREFGAILKFVYALNMTKRNVVKNIAIEKVNNQFHIEVLTSERAIAEMAQAEKQKKHIERVFKGEVKLKFREERQG; translated from the coding sequence ATGAAAAAAATTAAAACAGCCATTATTGATATTGGTTCTAACACGATTCGCCTTGTACTATACTCCTATGATAAAAATGAGGGGCTGAAGGAATTCGGAAATATTAAAACCGTTGCCCGACTGCGCACATATTTACTGCCGAACGGAGAAATGTCCGAAGAAGGCATTCAGCTATTGGCTGAGACGTTAAAATCATTCCGCTTAATATTGGCGGATTATCATGTGACAGACGTTAAAGCTGCTGCAACTGCTGCGGTACGTCAAGCGATCAATAATGATAAAATCATCGCCCGTATGAAGGAAGAAACAGGTATTCTAATTGATATTCTGACGGAAGAAGAAGAAGCATATTACGGGTTCGTCGCAGTAGCCCATTCAATGGATACCCCGTCGGCAGTAACGATTGATATTGGTGGTGGTTCCACTGAAATAACATTATTCATCAATAAAAGGCTCCAAAAAACGATCAGCTTTCCATTCGGTACGGTTTCCTTAAAACAAAAATTCGTAAGCGGCACGATAATCAATAAAACCGAACGTGAAAAGCTGCGTGCCTTTGTAAAGGAGCAATTTTCATCATTAAAGTGGATTATAGATATTGGATTACCGATTATTGCAATTGGGGGAAGTGCACGTAACATCGCTCAGGTTCATCAGCAGAAAGTAGGCTATCCGCTATCAGGTGTTCATCAATACGAAATGAACGGAGGCGACTTACAACAACTGCGCGACTATTTGACAGAATTTTCTTACGATAGTTTGAAGCAGCTTGATGGGCTTTCTTCAGATCGGGCAGATATTATCGTTCCGGCATTGGAAGTTTTTATGGCACTCATGTCTACAGTTAATTCGAATTGTTTCCAGGTGAGTAAAAAAGGTTTGCGGGAAGGGCTCATCATTAGCCGTGTTTTGCAAGGGAATCCCGAAGCCTATGACAAATATAATGTTTTTGAAGAAAGTGGCCGGCAGCTTGCATTAGCCTATGGGCGAAAGGAAGAGGAAGTCCAAACATTGGAATCTCTGACAGAGCAATTATACAGGGGCTGCATTAATTTGAAGCTATTTGAATATAGTGAAGCAGATTTACAGCTATTAAAGAAAGCGGCAAAGGTTTATGGAATCGGAGAATATATTGAGCTGGATTCCTCCAGTCAGCATACGTTTTATTTGATCTCCAATCAGTCGATACCAGGTTTGTCGCATATAAATCGGGTTAAACTGGCATTGCTGGCATCGTATAAAAACCGAGATTACTTTTTCCGTTTTACACGACCATTCGATTCTTGGATTTCGAAAGAAGAATTAAAAAAGCTGCGTGAATTTGGCGCAATTTTAAAATTTGTTTACGCTTTAAATATGACGAAACGCAATGTCGTAAAAAATATTGCGATTGAAAAAGTAAACAACCAATTTCACATAGAAGTACTGACTTCTGAGCGTGCAATAGCAGAAATGGCTCAGGCGGAAAAACAGAAAAAGCATATCGAACGTGTTTTCAAAGGCGAGGTAAAACTTAAGTTCAGGGAAGAAAGGCAGGGTTGA
- a CDS encoding RNA degradosome polyphosphate kinase, which translates to MTMNMEKDPLFDPEREEFENSPGYRNELLVEIAKPQYYNNRELSWLAFNERVLEEAEDTNNPLLERMKFLAIFSSNLDEFFMVRVAGLQDQIRAGYHKPENKSGLTPKEQLAKIAERTQALVRRQTEVYRHLVHELLPKEDVHIVDLKMLNEQEKSYMNEFFEETIFPVLTPIAVDAYRPFPTLLGRTLNLLVMLENSNEDMENNMDKVAIVQVPSVLNRFIKIPSKGKKTVFVLLEDVISSNIDRLFLGYKVKSTQAFRLTRNADLTIHEEGAQDLLVEIEKELKKRKWGVGSRLEVRDGEMIDEVLDYLLGEFELGESDVFKIDGPLDLTAMFGFVKEISVGREHLEYVSFIPQPPHDLQSDENIFEKALTQDIFFHHPYESFGPIVDFIAEAAEDPSVLAIKQTLYRVSGNSPIIQALKQAAENGKQVTVLVELKARFDEENNVHWAKQLEQAGCLVIYGMNNLKTHSKITLVVRRRNGKIERFVHLGTGNYNDATAKIYTDMGIITSHKEFGIDATNFFNYLSGYTDKPEFHHIVVAPFDIRDEFLHLIDREIALHKKYGNGFIRAKMNSLTDKDLMMKMYEASIAGVKIELIIRGICCLRPGIPGISENITVLSIVGRFLEHSRIFWFHHNGEENLYLSSADMMTRNMIKRVEILFPIYSPEIKYRIQRIMLLQIKDNQKVRIQDSNGKYHYKEDHHRKTRINSQEIFLAESLGPIIEE; encoded by the coding sequence ATGACAATGAATATGGAAAAGGATCCGCTTTTTGATCCGGAACGTGAAGAATTCGAAAATAGTCCAGGTTACAGAAATGAGCTGCTTGTGGAAATCGCAAAGCCCCAGTACTACAACAACCGTGAGCTGAGCTGGCTCGCGTTTAATGAACGAGTATTGGAAGAAGCCGAAGATACAAATAATCCGTTGTTGGAGCGGATGAAATTTTTGGCGATATTCAGTTCCAATTTGGATGAATTTTTCATGGTTCGGGTTGCGGGTTTGCAAGACCAAATTCGTGCCGGCTATCATAAGCCCGAAAATAAATCAGGTTTAACACCGAAAGAGCAGCTTGCAAAAATTGCTGAACGTACTCAAGCATTGGTAAGACGCCAAACAGAAGTATATCGCCATTTAGTGCATGAGCTTTTACCGAAGGAAGACGTGCATATCGTTGACTTGAAGATGCTGAATGAACAAGAAAAAAGTTACATGAATGAGTTTTTTGAAGAAACGATATTTCCTGTCCTTACACCTATTGCGGTCGATGCTTATCGCCCGTTTCCCACATTGCTAGGGCGTACGCTCAACTTGCTTGTCATGCTGGAAAACAGCAATGAGGACATGGAAAACAATATGGATAAAGTAGCAATTGTCCAAGTGCCGTCCGTACTGAACCGTTTCATAAAAATACCGTCAAAAGGCAAAAAGACGGTGTTCGTATTGTTGGAAGATGTCATTTCAAGTAATATCGACCGGTTATTTTTAGGCTATAAGGTGAAATCGACACAAGCATTCAGGTTAACGAGAAATGCCGATTTGACCATTCATGAGGAAGGTGCTCAAGATCTGTTAGTGGAAATTGAAAAGGAGCTGAAAAAACGTAAATGGGGTGTCGGTTCACGTTTGGAAGTACGTGACGGTGAAATGATTGATGAGGTGCTGGATTACTTACTGGGTGAGTTTGAACTGGGCGAGTCCGATGTTTTCAAAATTGATGGCCCACTCGATTTAACGGCAATGTTCGGCTTTGTAAAAGAGATTTCTGTAGGACGGGAACATTTGGAATATGTAAGTTTTATTCCACAGCCTCCTCATGATTTACAATCAGACGAAAATATTTTTGAAAAAGCGTTGACCCAGGATATATTTTTTCATCATCCGTATGAATCATTTGGCCCGATTGTTGATTTTATCGCAGAAGCAGCGGAAGATCCGAGTGTATTGGCAATTAAGCAAACGCTCTACAGGGTAAGCGGGAATTCGCCGATTATTCAAGCATTGAAGCAGGCAGCGGAAAACGGGAAACAGGTGACAGTTTTAGTAGAGTTAAAAGCGCGCTTTGATGAGGAGAATAATGTACATTGGGCGAAACAGCTAGAACAAGCAGGATGCCTCGTTATCTATGGAATGAATAATTTGAAAACCCATTCAAAAATTACACTTGTTGTCCGTCGACGCAATGGAAAAATAGAACGTTTTGTGCATTTGGGAACGGGCAATTATAATGATGCTACTGCAAAGATCTATACGGATATGGGGATTATTACATCGCATAAAGAATTTGGTATTGATGCGACAAACTTCTTTAATTATTTAAGCGGTTATACTGATAAACCTGAATTCCATCATATTGTCGTCGCGCCTTTTGATATTCGAGATGAATTCCTTCATTTAATTGATAGGGAAATCGCGTTACATAAAAAATATGGAAACGGGTTTATTCGGGCCAAAATGAATTCTTTAACGGACAAGGATTTAATGATGAAAATGTACGAGGCATCAATCGCAGGAGTGAAAATCGAGCTGATTATTCGCGGTATTTGCTGTCTGCGTCCAGGCATCCCGGGGATTTCGGAAAATATAACCGTTTTGAGTATTGTTGGGCGTTTCCTTGAGCATTCCCGGATTTTCTGGTTCCATCATAATGGGGAAGAGAATCTATACTTATCTTCTGCAGATATGATGACACGGAATATGATTAAACGTGTGGAAATATTATTTCCCATCTATTCACCCGAAATAAAATACCGGATCCAGCGTATTATGCTACTCCAAATTAAAGATAATCAAAAAGTACGAATCCAGGACTCCAATGGAAAATACCACTATAAAGAAGACCATCACCGTAAAACGCGGATCAACAGTCAAGAAATCTTTTTAGCCGAATCCCTCGGTCCTATTATAGAGGAATAG
- the fadH gene encoding 2,4-dienoyl-CoA reductase yields the protein MLQGKTIIITGGSSGMGLGMAKQFVKEGANVVITGRDLERLANAKKEIEAFGSTIETFQMDVREPEHAQAMVVFAAEKFGQVDGLVNNAAGNFLVQAEKLSPNGWKAVIDIVLNGTFYCTSAIGRYWIENGIKGSIVNMVATYAWGAGAGVIHSAAAKAGVLSLTRSLAVEWGGQYGIRVNAIAPGPIERTGGADKLWESEEQAKRTLDSVPLKRLGTPEEIADLAVFMLSDKAGYLNGECITLDGGQWLNQHPF from the coding sequence ATGTTACAAGGCAAAACGATTATAATTACAGGCGGCTCTAGCGGGATGGGCCTCGGTATGGCAAAGCAGTTCGTGAAAGAAGGGGCAAATGTGGTAATCACCGGACGTGACTTGGAGCGTTTGGCCAATGCAAAGAAGGAAATAGAGGCGTTTGGCTCTACAATTGAGACATTTCAAATGGATGTTCGCGAACCGGAACATGCACAGGCAATGGTTGTATTTGCAGCTGAAAAATTTGGCCAAGTAGACGGCCTGGTGAACAATGCTGCAGGGAACTTTTTAGTACAAGCGGAAAAATTATCGCCAAACGGATGGAAGGCCGTTATTGATATTGTGTTGAATGGAACATTTTATTGTACTTCTGCAATTGGTCGTTATTGGATAGAAAATGGCATAAAAGGTTCGATTGTCAATATGGTGGCTACATATGCCTGGGGGGCAGGAGCTGGTGTCATTCATTCAGCTGCTGCAAAAGCCGGGGTGCTCTCGTTGACACGTTCGCTTGCGGTTGAATGGGGTGGTCAATATGGCATTCGCGTAAATGCCATTGCACCAGGGCCAATTGAGCGGACAGGTGGAGCGGACAAACTATGGGAATCGGAAGAACAAGCGAAACGTACACTCGATTCCGTTCCGTTAAAGCGCCTTGGCACGCCTGAGGAAATAGCCGATCTGGCGGTATTTATGCTTTCGGATAAGGCAGGCTATCTAAACGGGGAATGTATTACTTTGGATGGCGGACAATGGCTAAATCAGCACCCGTTCTAA
- a CDS encoding short-chain dehydrogenase, with the protein MWLYPTIFVVIILCFIGYYLTVRVGHNIEGSGQERDPEVPEEIQEHPFLLNPIILSYAVFGAFTGIIIFYYWARGY; encoded by the coding sequence ATGTGGCTTTATCCAACGATTTTCGTTGTGATCATATTATGTTTTATAGGCTATTATTTAACGGTACGTGTTGGGCATAATATAGAGGGCAGCGGTCAAGAACGTGATCCGGAAGTGCCTGAAGAAATTCAGGAGCATCCTTTCCTGCTCAACCCGATTATTCTATCGTATGCCGTTTTTGGCGCATTTACTGGTATCATTATTTTTTACTATTGGGCAAGGGGTTACTGA
- the cbpB gene encoding cyclic-di-AMP-binding protein CbpB, with amino-acid sequence MISTNNRALLDMPIKDFIISSEKVAHVQSGNNAEHALLVLTKTGYSSIPVLDVKYRLKGLLSTKMITESILGLERIEYDRLADIRVDEVMNQEVVYLKITDTFQRALDLVINHAFLCVVDDEGTFVGIMTRRIILKQLKKYIYQHNA; translated from the coding sequence ATGATTTCAACGAACAACAGAGCTTTACTAGATATGCCTATTAAAGATTTTATAATTTCATCTGAGAAGGTAGCCCATGTACAAAGTGGCAACAACGCTGAACATGCATTATTAGTTTTAACAAAAACGGGGTATTCTTCTATTCCAGTACTGGATGTAAAGTATCGTTTAAAGGGTTTGTTAAGCACCAAAATGATAACGGAGTCTATTTTAGGTCTAGAGCGAATTGAATATGATAGATTAGCAGACATTCGTGTGGATGAGGTCATGAATCAGGAAGTTGTGTATTTAAAAATTACGGATACATTTCAACGTGCACTCGATCTAGTAATTAACCACGCCTTTTTATGTGTAGTCGATGATGAAGGCACATTTGTCGGTATTATGACGCGAAGAATTATTTTAAAACAATTAAAGAAATATATTTACCAGCACAACGCTTAA
- a CDS encoding LysR family transcriptional regulator, whose protein sequence is MTATEAEIIKVLAEEGNMRKAAERLFLTQPALSQRLQSIEKEWGVQLFIRSQKGLTPTPAGELVIQYSNDLIVKREEIFETIHSLNTKVHGTLKIACASIVGQNWLPKVLKDYVTKYPDTKISLITGWSSEIIKALYDGEAHIGIVRGQAEWKGKKIHLFRDTMYLVDKEIQDMEDILTSDRPFIQFKSDSNYYQEIQQWWQRHFNYNPRHQIIVDQIETCKQMAVNGIGYAILPSITLNGEENVHKIPLSNNGDDDGLTRDTWLIGYESTFELRQVEAFVDLVQDHARCLYDYPSEMN, encoded by the coding sequence GTGACAGCAACAGAAGCAGAAATTATTAAAGTGTTGGCGGAAGAGGGGAATATGCGGAAGGCGGCAGAGCGTCTCTTTTTAACGCAACCAGCACTGTCCCAGCGCCTTCAATCAATTGAAAAAGAGTGGGGAGTCCAATTATTTATTCGTTCCCAGAAAGGTTTAACACCAACTCCCGCGGGAGAGCTGGTCATTCAATATTCAAATGATTTGATTGTAAAGCGTGAAGAAATTTTTGAAACAATTCATTCACTGAATACAAAAGTGCACGGTACATTAAAAATTGCCTGTGCATCGATTGTCGGTCAAAACTGGCTGCCAAAAGTATTAAAAGACTATGTAACGAAATATCCGGATACAAAAATTTCGTTAATCACTGGGTGGAGCTCAGAAATCATTAAAGCCCTTTATGACGGGGAAGCGCATATTGGCATTGTCCGCGGGCAGGCAGAATGGAAGGGTAAAAAAATTCATTTGTTCCGCGATACAATGTACTTAGTAGATAAAGAAATCCAGGATATGGAAGATATTTTGACATCAGACCGTCCGTTTATCCAATTTAAGAGCGATTCGAATTATTACCAGGAAATTCAGCAATGGTGGCAACGTCATTTCAACTACAATCCAAGACACCAAATCATTGTGGATCAGATTGAGACGTGCAAGCAGATGGCAGTAAACGGTATCGGATATGCCATTTTACCTTCCATTACATTGAATGGTGAAGAAAATGTTCATAAAATTCCTTTATCTAATAATGGAGATGACGATGGGTTAACTCGTGATACATGGCTGATCGGGTATGAATCGACATTCGAATTACGTCAAGTGGAAGCTTTTGTCGATTTAGTACAGGATCATGCACGCTGCCTGTATGATTATCCAAGTGAAATGAACTAA
- the dapD gene encoding 2,3,4,5-tetrahydropyridine-2,6-dicarboxylate N-acetyltransferase — protein sequence MEKLNAQQIIDFISEAKKVTPVKVYVKGIGVADLSFGTESKVFGEGNNAVVFGEWSEIEASLKKYADLIEDYVVESDRRHSGVPLLDTKKVNARIEPGAIIRDQVTIGDNAVIMMGAIINIGAEIGAKSMIDMGAVLGGRATVGDNCHIGAGTVLAGVVEPPSALPVVVEDDVVIGANAVVLEGIRIGKGAVVAAGAIVIKDVEPYTVVAGVPARQIKVLDEKTKSKTEIIDSLRNL from the coding sequence ATGGAAAAATTAAATGCACAGCAAATTATTGACTTTATTTCAGAAGCAAAGAAGGTAACACCGGTAAAAGTATATGTAAAGGGAATTGGTGTTGCGGATTTATCATTTGGTACCGAAAGCAAAGTGTTTGGTGAAGGGAATAATGCGGTAGTTTTTGGCGAATGGTCGGAAATTGAAGCATCGTTAAAAAAGTATGCTGATCTTATTGAAGACTATGTAGTGGAAAGTGATCGTCGCCATTCAGGCGTACCGCTTTTGGATACGAAAAAAGTAAATGCACGTATTGAGCCAGGTGCGATAATCCGTGATCAAGTTACAATCGGCGACAATGCGGTCATTATGATGGGTGCTATCATTAATATTGGTGCAGAAATTGGTGCGAAATCCATGATTGATATGGGCGCGGTACTAGGTGGCCGTGCAACAGTAGGAGATAACTGCCATATTGGTGCAGGAACTGTTCTTGCAGGTGTAGTGGAACCGCCGAGCGCGTTACCGGTTGTTGTAGAAGATGATGTTGTCATCGGTGCAAATGCCGTTGTATTAGAAGGGATTCGCATCGGTAAAGGTGCAGTAGTAGCGGCCGGGGCAATCGTTATTAAGGACGTTGAGCCATATACAGTAGTTGCAGGCGTACCTGCTCGTCAAATTAAAGTATTGGACGAAAAGACAAAGTCGAAAACAGAAATTATCGATTCATTGCGTAATTTATAA
- a CDS encoding N-acetyldiaminopimelate deacetylase, which produces MSHLIELRRDLHKIPEVGFNEFKTQSYLLEFISNLNQQHIQITTWRTGIVVFIQGTNPSKLIGWRTDIDALPVQEETGLPFESEYAGFMHACGHDFHMAIALGLVEAFSNQPPVQNVVVYFQPAEEGPGGAEPMLEWLKAEQPHLVADEIYALHIAPEYPVGTIATRPGLLFANTSELFIDLKGIGGHAAYPHKTRDMTIAAANLVMQLQTIISRNVDPMDSAVITIGKMTSGTVQNVIAENARLEGTIRTLNAQAMAEVKRRIEAICKGIEASFECAIAIDYGSMYYEVNNNANCANALLEFAEQFEGTTAYECPAAMTGEDFGYFIKDLPGAMFWTGANSNYGLHHAKMAPDESLIPLNCRFVEQFIRQLV; this is translated from the coding sequence ATGAGTCATCTTATTGAACTAAGACGAGACCTACATAAAATTCCTGAAGTAGGCTTTAATGAGTTTAAAACTCAGAGTTATTTACTTGAATTCATTTCAAATCTAAATCAGCAGCATATACAAATAACGACTTGGAGAACAGGAATTGTTGTATTTATACAAGGAACGAACCCATCAAAGCTGATCGGTTGGCGTACCGATATAGATGCACTTCCTGTACAAGAAGAGACGGGACTCCCGTTTGAATCGGAATATGCCGGATTTATGCATGCATGCGGTCATGATTTCCATATGGCTATTGCGCTTGGGCTTGTCGAGGCGTTTTCAAACCAGCCTCCTGTTCAAAATGTCGTTGTTTACTTTCAGCCTGCCGAAGAAGGTCCGGGTGGGGCTGAGCCGATGCTGGAATGGCTGAAAGCAGAACAGCCGCATCTTGTAGCAGATGAGATCTACGCATTGCATATCGCACCGGAATACCCGGTAGGTACGATTGCAACAAGACCAGGACTGCTGTTTGCCAATACTTCCGAGCTGTTTATTGACTTGAAAGGGATTGGCGGTCATGCAGCCTATCCACATAAAACAAGGGATATGACCATAGCGGCAGCCAATTTAGTTATGCAGCTGCAAACAATTATTAGCCGTAATGTCGATCCAATGGATAGTGCAGTCATCACAATCGGGAAGATGACTTCCGGTACAGTTCAAAACGTCATCGCGGAAAATGCGCGTCTTGAAGGAACGATTCGAACGTTGAATGCACAGGCAATGGCAGAAGTGAAGCGTCGTATTGAAGCAATATGCAAAGGAATTGAAGCCTCATTTGAATGCGCTATCGCTATTGATTACGGTTCAATGTATTATGAGGTGAATAATAATGCGAATTGTGCGAATGCACTTCTGGAGTTTGCCGAACAATTTGAAGGGACAACCGCTTATGAATGCCCTGCTGCAATGACAGGTGAAGACTTCGGTTATTTCATCAAGGATTTGCCAGGTGCGATGTTCTGGACAGGAGCCAATTCAAACTACGGACTCCACCATGCTAAAATGGCACCGGACGAGTCGCTCATTCCTCTAAATTGCCGCTTTGTCGAACAATTTATCCGCCAGCTTGTTTAA